The genomic segment CCGACCAACCCGGTGCTGCTCGACACCATCGACGCCAGCGCCGAAGGCGGCGCGGCCAACAGCGTGGCAGTATTCGGCGGCGTGGCCGCAGTGGCCATCGAGGCCACTCCCAAGACCGACCCGGGCAAGGTGGTGTTCTACGACACCCTGACCCTGGCCAAGATCAGCGAGGTCACGGTCGGCGCGCTGCCCGACATGCTGACCTTCACCCCGGACGGCACCGCCGTGCTGGTGGCGAACGAGGGTGAGCCTAATGAAGGCTACACGGTGGACCCCGAGGGCTCCGTGAGCGTGATCGACCTGGGCGCCGGCGCGGCGAACCCGAGCGTGGCCACGGCCGACTTCACTGCCTTCAACGCCGAGATCGACAGCCTGCGCGCCGCCGGCGTGCGCATCTACGGTCCCGGCGCAACGGTGGCGCAGGACCTGGAACCGGAGTACATCGCCGTGGCGCCCGGCGGCACGACCGCCTGGGTCACGCTGCAGGAGGCCAACGCGGTAGCGGAGCTGGATTTCTCCGACCTGTCGGCGCCGGTCATCACGGCGGTCCTGCCACTCGGCTTCAAGGACCACATGATCCTCGGCAACGAGCTCGATCCCAGCGACCGTGATCCGCAGGGCGACCCGCAGATCCGCATCCGCAACTGGCCCGTGCACGGCATGTACCAGCCCGACGCCATCGCCGCCTACGAGTTCAACGGCCGGACGTATTACGTCACGGCCAACGAGGGCGACGACCGCAACGACTTCATCCCGGGCGAGGAGACGGCGCGGATCAAGGACCTGGTGCTCGACGCCACGGCCTTCCCGAATGCGGCCGAGTTGCAGGCGGACGCTGCGATCGGGCGCCTGAACGCGACCACCTTCAACGGCGACATCGACGACGACGGCGCCTTCGAGGAACTCTACGTTCTGGGCGGCCGCTCCTTCTCCATCTGGGCGGCGGACGGCACGCAGACCTACGACAGCGGCTCCGAGTTCGAGCGCATCACGGCGCAGCGCTATCCGAACAACTTCAACGCCAGCAATGACGAGAACGACCCCGAAGGACGCAGCGACAACAAGGGCCCGGAGCCGGAAGGCGTGGTACTGGGCGAGATTGCCGGGCGCACTTTCGCCTTCATCGGCCTGGAGCGCATCGGCGGCATCATGGTCTACGACGTGACCAACCCGCAAAGCGCGCGCTTCGTCCAGTACGTCAATTCGCGCGATTTCAGCAAGGATCCAGAGACCGAACTGGCGCTGGTCGGCGACCTCGGTCCCGAAGGCCTGGCCTTCATCTCCGCGGAGGACAGCCCGAACGGCGCTCCCCTGCTGGTCGTCGGCAGCGAAGTCAGCGGCACCACCACCATCTACCAGGTCGACGTCATCGTCCTCCCCTGATCGGTTTCCAGCCGGTCACTCGGGGCGCCCCGTCGCCGGGGCGCCTCTTTTTTTGCCCGCGCCGCCATCGACAGCGGAACCGGGAACACGCCGCCGCTGTCCGTTATAATGCCGCCTCGACTCTTGCCGGCTCGGACTCCGCAAAACCGAGCTTGCCAATACACGAACCGGAGATCCCGCTGTGCCCCAACCAAAGTATCTTTCCCTCATCGCCCTGGGCGCCCTGCTGGCCGTTGCCGGCTGCAGCAAGGAACCGGAGGCGCCTGCACCCGCTGCGCCGGCCGGCTCGGCCGCTCCCATGTCCGCCGAGCAGCCCCACCCGATGCCGACCGCGGAAGTCGCCGACGTGGACCTGTCCGGCATCGAGAAGGCTGAAGGCGGCGTCACGGTCGGTGAGCTCTTTGCCGCCAAGGACCAGCTTGCGGGCCAGCCGGTCACGCTGCGCGGCAAGGTGGTCAAGGTCAACGCCGGCATCATGGGCACCAACTGGCTGCACGTCCGCGACGGCTCCGGCGCGGAAGGCAGCAACAACATCACCGTCACCACCGGCCAGATGGCGGATGTCGGCGACGTCGTCCTCGTCACCGGGGTGCTGACGGTGGACAAGGACTTCGGCATGGGCTACCAGTACGACGCCATCATCGAAAATGCTGACGTTGTCGTCGAGGCCCACGACCACGAGTAGGGCATCGACCTTCATCACCCGTAAAGACGAAGCCCCCGCAATGCGGGGGCTTCTTTGTTCTGGAGCGGGTGATGGGAATCGAACCCACGTTCGTAGCTTGGGAAGCTACTGTTCTACCATTGAACTACACCCGCGCGTCGAGGCGAGAGTCTATGGTGAGAGCCGCGCCGACGGCAAGCCCGGCGGCACTGCCCGGCCACGGCGTGCCGGCCCTCAATCGCCCGGCGGCGGCTTGAAGCCCTCGATGGCACGGTAGGCGAAGAAGGAATAGACAACTGGCACCAGGGCGGCCGCGCCGATCACGACCGCCACGACAATCTCGTTGGCGCCGAAGAGTCCCATGACGACCAGCCCCACGCCGGCCATGGTCATGGTCCAGCCGCCGAGCCGATGGGTGCGTCGCCACACCTCGTCCGAGGCGAGGGTCCAGGGCGTGCGGATACCGAGGAAGAAATTACGCGTGGTCTTGCCGAGGTAGTTGCCGAGGAACGCCAGCAGGAGCCCGACCCCCACCAGCACCGGCCGTCCCATGTCGGCGCCCCACCAGCCGAGCGCATGACCCAGCACGGCGACGTGGATGAAGAGCAGGAATCCGAGGATGGCGACCTGGACGCGGTTCCAGATCGGCGCAAAGGGCTCCACCCGCCAGCCGGTGGGCGAGACCTTCGGCAAGCCCCACAGCAGCAGCCACGTCAGGAGCATCACGGCGGGCATCATGAGCACGGCGGTAAGGCGGTCGGACCAGTCGTCCGCTTCCCCGGCGAGATTGAAGTGGGTGGCAACCTGCTCCGGCAGGTCACCGTACACCAGCGCGCCGAAGCTGAGCGCCAGCATGCACAGCAACAGGGAAATCCACTGGGTCGGTCGGCTGCTCATTGCTTCTTCCTCTCGGGCTTGAACAGGTCTGCCATCATCCGCGCCAGGTCCTCGAACACCGAGGTGTTGAGCGAATACACCACGTGCTGGCCGCGCCGCTCCGAACGCACCAGGCCCGCGGCCTTGAGCACGTTGAAGTGGTGCGACAGCGTGGCCTTGGCCTGGGGAAACTCCTCGGCCAGCTCGCCGGCGGTCGCCGGCCCGCGCTGCAGGCGCTTGAGCACCTCGCGGCGCGTCGGGTCAGCCAGGGCCTTGAACAGGGAATCAGACATCGCCTCGGTTCTTGTTTAGATATTTCGAGAATCATCTAAATACATCAGCCGGGGCCGCCTGGCAAGCACTTTGTGCAGCCGGCCTGGCTGACCCATTTCGGCGTCAGCGACCCCGCGGCAGCGGCACGGCAGGCAGAGTCGCTCGGCGGCCGGATCATCGTGGCGCCGTCGCCCGAATTCCGCGACGGGACGACCGCCGTGGTGACCGACCCGAGCGGCGCGATCCTGGTGCTGAGCAAGACGTCGACGCAGGGAGAGAACGATGAACAAGACTTTCAGGCGGATGATGCTCGTCGCCGTGCTCGTGGCCGGCGCGCTCGTGGCGGGCTGCGCAGCCAATGTCGGCGTCGGGCTGAGCGTCGGCGTGCCGATCGGCGATCACGGCTACATGAGCATGGGCACGCATCGCGGGCGGTGAGGCGCCCGGCTCCGGCGTGCGCCGGGGGACCCGGGCGACCCATGGTCGCCTCGGGCCGCAAAATCCGCGACAATCACGGTTTACGTCAGTCGCCAATGAGGGCACCGCAATGAGCACGTTCGAGCAGCAGAAAGCCAAGTTCCAGACCCAGTCCGGTTTCATCGCGGCGCTGGACCAGAGCGGCGGCAGCACGCCCAAGGCCCTCAAGCTGTATGGCGTCCCGGAGACCGCCTACAGCAACGACGAAGAGATGATGGACCTCATCCACCAGATGCGGACGCGGATCATCACCAGCCCGGCTTTCAACGGCGACCGCATCCTCGCCGCCATCCTGTTCGAGGCCACCATGGACCGGGAGATCAAGGGCACCCCGACCGCCCAGTACCTCTGGGAGGCGAAGAAGGTGGTGCCGATCCTCAAGGTCGACAAGGGCCTGGCCGACGAGGCCGACGGCGTGCAGCTGATGAAGCCCATGCCCAAGCTGGACGAACTGCTGGCCAAGGCGAAGTCAAAGGGTATCTTCGGCACCAAGATGCGCTCCGTCATCAAGCAGGCCAGCGCCAGCGGCATCAAGGCCGTGGTGGACCAGCAGTTCGAAATCGGCCGCCAGATCGTGGCTGCCGGCCTGGTGCCGATCATCGAGCCCGAGGTGGACATCCACTGCCCGGACAAGGCCGCCGCGGAGGACCTGCTGAAGGCCGAGCTCATAAAGCAGCTCGACGCCCTGCCCGAGGGCGAGATGGTGATGCTCAAGCTCACGCTGCCCGAGCAGGACAACCTCTACGCCGACTGCATCGAGCACCCGCGCGTGCTGAAGGTGGTGGCGCTGTCAGGCGGCTACTCCCGCGACGAGGCCAACGAGCGCCTCGCGCGCCAGCACGGCATGGTGGCCAGCTTCTCACGCGCCCTGACCGAGGGCCTCTCGGCGCAGCAGAGCGACGATGAGTTCAACGCCACGCTGGACGCCTCGATCGAGAGCATCTACCAGGCGTCGAAGACCTGAGCGGCGACGGAGGTTAACCCCCTCTCAGGCCTGGCAGTGCCGTACTGGCGCTGCCAGGCCGTCCCGGTCAGAAGATGAATTCACCAGATGAATCCATCGCACCAGTCCGCGAAAGAGCCGGGCACGCAGACCGGGAACACGACGGACGTGCCCTCGGGTATCTGCCCGCCGGTGCCCCCCTCGAAATCGGTGCCGACCAGGTACGCCACGTCTTCGCCGGTCAGGTCGTAGGTGCACGTGCTGTCCGCGCCTGCATCCACGCACTCCACCGCGACGTACCTGAGGTTGGACGGGTCGTTCACCACCAGCGAAACGAAGCGGTCCCCGATCACGTCGGGTAGCACTCGCTCCTGCAGGACGGTTTCGTTTATATCCTGCAACTGCATGAACATCCTGTCGTCGGTGGAGGAGAAATCCCCGAGCTTGATGACCGGGAACACCGTGCCCGGCCCGGTCGAGAACGCGCGGTCCGAGACCACCACCTGCGCGAGCGAGCCTGTGCCGTCGTTCAGCTGGACCAGCCAGTCGCCGCGCGGCACACAACCGGTGTCCGAAGAGCAAGCCGGGAGGGTGAACAGCAGCTTGCCGTCCCTGATCTCGGCCGGAATCGGTCCGCCGGACCATTCCTCGCGCACAACGGTGTTGCTCAGTAGCACTACACGCGGCCGCGCCGCATAGCGCTCCAGACCACTGCCGCTGGCCAGGACCTGCTGCCCGGGACGGGCTGACGGCGGATCGAAGGTGGTGATTCGCGGCGGCGTGACCAGCTGGATCGACAGGGCGGAAGGCACCTTGAGCACACCGTCAGGATAGTTGTTGAAGCCCGGATCGCTGTACTCGTCGCTGTACTCGAGCCACATCTCCAGCTGGCCCGGCTCGAGGCCGCTCAGCGAGGCCAGGGGGGAGGGCAGGTCCGGATTGAAAAATGCCAGGCGCGGCAGCGAGAACAACAGCTCGCGTTGCGGGTCGACGCCCTCCACGACCTGGGTCGGGAGCACGCTGAAGTCGCGGCTGGCGCCCCGCTTGTCGCGGAAGTACAGCGTGGGGACAAAAGTGGGCGGCACCGTGCTGTTGGCCAGCCAGTCGCCGGAAATCTTGAACACGCGGTCGCTGCCGTCCGACGCGTAAATGTCGTTCAGG from the Thioalkalivibrio sp. XN279 genome contains:
- a CDS encoding fructose bisphosphate aldolase produces the protein MSTFEQQKAKFQTQSGFIAALDQSGGSTPKALKLYGVPETAYSNDEEMMDLIHQMRTRIITSPAFNGDRILAAILFEATMDREIKGTPTAQYLWEAKKVVPILKVDKGLADEADGVQLMKPMPKLDELLAKAKSKGIFGTKMRSVIKQASASGIKAVVDQQFEIGRQIVAAGLVPIIEPEVDIHCPDKAAAEDLLKAELIKQLDALPEGEMVMLKLTLPEQDNLYADCIEHPRVLKVVALSGGYSRDEANERLARQHGMVASFSRALTEGLSAQQSDDEFNATLDASIESIYQASKT
- a CDS encoding SdpI family protein; translated protein: MSSRPTQWISLLLCMLALSFGALVYGDLPEQVATHFNLAGEADDWSDRLTAVLMMPAVMLLTWLLLWGLPKVSPTGWRVEPFAPIWNRVQVAILGFLLFIHVAVLGHALGWWGADMGRPVLVGVGLLLAFLGNYLGKTTRNFFLGIRTPWTLASDEVWRRTHRLGGWTMTMAGVGLVVMGLFGANEIVVAVVIGAAALVPVVYSFFAYRAIEGFKPPPGD
- a CDS encoding autorepressor SdpR family transcription factor, with protein sequence MSDSLFKALADPTRREVLKRLQRGPATAGELAEEFPQAKATLSHHFNVLKAAGLVRSERRGQHVVYSLNTSVFEDLARMMADLFKPERKKQ
- a CDS encoding choice-of-anchor I family protein, giving the protein MQLTKFQAAAAVCILGVGLAGCEGDDGRDGAPGATGPTGPQGPAGTTEVLLDLNQVGRYASGVFDESAAEIVAYDASTERLFVVNSAAVAVDVLNLADPTNPVLLDTIDASAEGGAANSVAVFGGVAAVAIEATPKTDPGKVVFYDTLTLAKISEVTVGALPDMLTFTPDGTAVLVANEGEPNEGYTVDPEGSVSVIDLGAGAANPSVATADFTAFNAEIDSLRAAGVRIYGPGATVAQDLEPEYIAVAPGGTTAWVTLQEANAVAELDFSDLSAPVITAVLPLGFKDHMILGNELDPSDRDPQGDPQIRIRNWPVHGMYQPDAIAAYEFNGRTYYVTANEGDDRNDFIPGEETARIKDLVLDATAFPNAAELQADAAIGRLNATTFNGDIDDDGAFEELYVLGGRSFSIWAADGTQTYDSGSEFERITAQRYPNNFNASNDENDPEGRSDNKGPEPEGVVLGEIAGRTFAFIGLERIGGIMVYDVTNPQSARFVQYVNSRDFSKDPETELALVGDLGPEGLAFISAEDSPNGAPLLVVGSEVSGTTTIYQVDVIVLP